A single genomic interval of Camelina sativa cultivar DH55 chromosome 11, Cs, whole genome shotgun sequence harbors:
- the LOC104725678 gene encoding mitochondrial metalloendopeptidase OMA1: protein MSWYRRTKLVFDTLRRNINPKILPRSRPHVPSRINPTGSSSNPSSNFSGFSSIPSLGLRSYTSLGHQNTNRIAYNPFLSLPKRHYYVDRYQVRHFKPRGPRRWFQNPRAVLTVTLVGSAALITLYFGNLETVPYTKRTHFILLSKPMEKRLGEAQFEQIKKQYKGKILPAIHPESIRVRLIAKEVIDALQRGLSNERVWTDLGYASTETSDNKGVKETAIAMSGDEEGTMTDMKWSKEDQVLDDSWIQQSRKKDSHAHSATTHLEGINWEVLVVNQPDVNAFCMPGGKIVVFTGLLNQFKSDAEVATVIGHEVGHAVARHIAEGITKNLWFAILQLVLYQFVMPDLVNTMSALFLKLPFSRKMEMEADYIGLLLLASAGYDPRVAPTVYEKLGKLGGDKLGDYLSTHPSGKTRSKLLAQAHVMEEALMIYREIQSGRQGIEGFL, encoded by the exons ATGTCATGGTACAGAAGAACAAAACTCGTGTTCGACACCTTACGTCGTAACATAAATCCGAAGATTCTACCTCGATCTCGTCCTCATGTTCCTTCGAGAATCAATCCAACTGGGTCTTCTTCTAATCCAAGCTCTAATTTCTCAGGGTTCTCTTCAATTCCTTCGCTAGGGTTAAGATCATACACATCTCTCGGCCACCAAAACACGAATCGAATCGCGTACAACCCGTTTCTGAGTCTACCCAAGAGACATTACTACGTCGATCGATACCAAGTTCGTCACTTTAAGCCACGAGGACCAAGGAGATGGTTTCAAAACCCTAGAGCAGTGTTGACGGTGACGCTCGTCGGTTCCGCCGCTCTAATCACTTTGTATTTCGGGAATTTAGAAACCGTTCCTTACACAAAGAGAACACATTTCATCCTCTTGTCGAAACCTATGGAGAAACGACTCGGTGAAGCTCAGTTTGAGCAGATTAAAAAACAGTACAAGGGTAAAATCCTACCTGCGATTCATCCTGAGAGCATTAGGGTTAGGTTGATAGCTAAAGAGGTGATTGATGCGTTGCAGAGAGGTTTGAGTAATGAGCGTGTGTGGACTGATTTAGGGTATGCTTCTACGGAGACTAGTGATAATAAGGGAGTGAAGGAGACTGCTATTGCTATGAGTGGTGATGAAGAAGGGACTATGACTGATATGAAATGGTCTAAAGAAGATCAGGTTCTTGATGATAGTTGGATTCAACAAAGCAGGAAGAAAGATTCACATGCTCATTCAGCCACCACTCATCTTGAAGGGATTAATTGGGAGGTTCTTGTGGTTAATCAGCCTGATGTTAATGCGTTTTGTATGCCTGGTGGGAAGATTGTGGTGTTTACTGGGCTTCTTAATCAGTTCAAGTCAGATGCTGAAGTTGCCACTGTGATTGGCCATGAG GTTGGTCATGCGGTGGCTCGACATATAGCTGAGGGAATAACGAAAAACTTATGGTTTGCAATCCTTCAACTCGTGCTCTATCAGTTTGTCATGCCTGATCTTGTGAACACTATGTCTGCCCTTTTCTTGAAGCTTCCTTTCTCTAGAAA GATGGAGATGGAAGCCGATTACATTGGTTTGTTGTTGCTTGCATCTGCGGGATATGATCCTCGAGTAGCTCCCACAGTGTATGAGAAGCTGGGAAAGCTGGGTGGAGACAAACTCGGAGACTATCTATCGACACATCCCTCGGGGAAAACGAGGTCAAAGCTTTTGGCTCAAGCACATGTGATGGAAGAAGCACTAATGATCTATAGAGAAATCCAATCAGGTCGCCAAGGCATAGAAGGCTTTCTTTAG
- the LOC104728805 gene encoding putative F-box protein At1g32420: MMKRRREETLPSPTRRLRHGGDIEIPLDVTVEILKKLPTKSIARFQFVSKEWSSIITMRRDFIDFVMNRSLAQPPRDGYFIASIDYLECYLTFLSSTHQDKETILIPKQFRHYLRGLVCCWSKSGQVVLYNPTTRQSLYLPKKKTMYMETSFIGYDPLEKQYKVLFLPKYNPEQPCRVFTLGETNTKWKSIQGVESHHPLQGAVCFNGKIYYQAGIADQYDSTSLYKLMSFDVRSEEFYNVDAPKTLMDYRSYLINYQGKLGFGCCEKGVEIWVMETQGWSKIIFSEQLYVPKSSMGVASGGEIVFVKCPYRIKDRLCVFYYDPNSKEISRTRNVYLEGIYPKERNTDCIIWTVPDYVENTMRLY, from the coding sequence atgatgaagagaagacgCGAAGAGACCTTACCATCGCCGACAAGAAGACTCCGTCACGGTGGAGATATCGAAATCCCTCTCGATGTAACGGTGGAGATACTAAAAAAGCTCCCGACTAAATCTATAGCGAGGTTCCAATTCGTTTCGAAGGAATGGTCATCAATTATCACCATGCGTAGAGACTTCATTGACTTCGTTATGAATCGTTCTTTGGCTCAGCCTCCACGTGATGGCTATTTCATCGCTTCAATCGACTACCTAGAATGTTACTTAACCTTCTTGTCTAGTACTCATCAAGACAAAGAGACAATACTAATCCCTAAACAATTTCGGCATTACCTCCGCGGCTTGGTTTGTTGTTGGTCAAAATCTGGTCAGGTAGTTCTATATAACCCTACCACGAGGCAGTCCTTGTACTTACCAAAGAAGAAAACCATGTACATGGAGACTAGTTTCATCGGATACGACCCTCTTGAGAAACAATATAAAGTATTGTTCCTACCAAAGTACAATCCGGAGCAGCCTTGTCGAGTTTTCACATTGGGAGAAACAAATACGAAGTGGAAGTCCATCCAAGGCGTTGAATCTCACCATCCATTGCAAGGTGCAGTTTGCTTCAACGGGAAAATCTATTACCAAGCAGGGATCGCTGATCAGTACGACTCTACTTCTCTATATAAATTGATGAGTTTTGATGTTAGGTCCGAGGAGTTTTATAATGTCGACGCTCCTAAAACATTGATGGATTATCGTTCGTATCTGATAAACTATCAAGGGAAGTTAGGATTCGGGTGCTGCGAGAAGGGCGTAGAGATTTGGGTTATGGAGACACAAGGATGGTCCAAGATTATCTTTAGTGAACAGTTGTACGTTCCTAAGAGTAGCATGGGTGTTGCTAGTGGTGGTGAGATCGTTTTTGTCAAGTGTCCGTACCGCATTAAAGACAGGTTATGTGTCTTTTATTATGATCCGAATTCAAAGGAAATTAGTAGAACAAGAAATGTGTACCTTGAAGGCATTTATCCCAAGGAAAGGAATACCGATTGTATAATCTGGACTGTTCCGGATTATGTTGAGAACACAATGCGTTTGTATTAG
- the LOC104725680 gene encoding subtilisin-like protease SBT1.3 isoform X2 gives MANKNPLQKCFLFIILSINLIFLQAETVQISGKKTFVIHMDRSAMPSPYTNQLQWYSSKINSVTQRKSQEGEEGNDRILYTYQTAFHGLAAQLTEEEAERLKEEDGVVAVIPETRYELHTTRSPTFLGLERQESEKVWAERVTDHDVVVGVLDTGIWPESESFNDTGMSPVPSTWRGTCETGKGFLKRNCNRKIVGARVFYRGYEAATGKIDEELEYKSPRDKDGHGTHTAATVAGSPVKGANLFGFAYGTARGMSPKARVAAYKVCWVGGCFSSDILSAVDQAVADGVQVLSISLGGGISTYSRDSLSIATFGAMEMGVFVSCSAGNGGPDPISLTNVSPWITTVGASTMDRDFPATVKLGTMRTFKGVSLYKGRAVLSKNKQYPLVYLGRNASSPDPTSFCLDGALDQRHVAGKIVICDRGVSPRVQKGQVVKRAGGIGMILTNTATNGEELVADSHLLPAVAVGEKEGKLIKQYAMTSRKATATLEVLGTIIGIKPSPVVAAFSSRGPNFLSLEILKPDLLAPGVNILAAWTGDLAPSSLSSDPRRVKFNILSGTSMSCPHVSGVAALIRSRHPDWSPAAIKSALMTTAYVHDNTLKPLTDASGAAPSSPYDHGAGHIDPLKAIDPGLVYDIGPQDYFYFLCTQDLSPSQLKVFTKHSNRSCKHTLAKNPGNLNYPAISALFPENTRVKSMTLRRTLTNVGPHIASYKVSVSPFKGASVTVQPKTLNFTTKHQKLSYTVTFTTRMRMKRPEFGGLVWKSTTHKVRSPVIITWLPPL, from the exons ATGGCTAACAAAAACCCACTTCAAAAATGCTTTCTTTTCATAATCTTATCCATCAATCTCATCTTTCTTCAAGCAGAAACTGTTCAAATCTCTGGCAAGAAGACTTTTGTTATCCACATGGATAGATCAGCCATGCCTTCACCTTACACTAATCAGCTACAATGGTACTCTTCCAAGATTAACTCTGTAACACAACGCAAATctcaagaaggagaagaaggtaacGACAGGATACTCTACACTTACCAGACTGCCTTTCACGGTTTAGCTGCTCAGCTTactgaagaagaagcagagaggctCAAGGAAGAAGATGGTGTTGTAGCTGTGATACCTGAGACAAGATACGAGCTTCACACTACAAGAAGTCCAACATTTCTTGGCCTAGAGAGACAAGAGAGCGAGAAAGTTTGGGCTGAGAGAGTCACCGACCATGATGTGGTAGTTGGTGTTTTAGACACTGGTATTTGGCCTGAGAGTGAGAGCTTCAACGACACGGGTATGTCCCCTGTTCCTTCTACTTGGAGAGGAACTTGTGAAACTGGAAAAGGTTTCTTGAAACGTAATTGCAATAGAAAGATCGTTGGTGCTAGAGTATTCTATAGAGGCTATGAAGCTGCAACGGGGAAGATCGATGAAGAGCTTGAATACAAATCACCAAGAGATAAAGATGGTCATGGGACACACACTGCAGCTACTGTAGCTGGCTCACCTGTTAAAGGAGCTAATCTTTTTGGATTTGCTTATGGGACAGCTCGAGGGATGTCTCCAAAGGCTAGAGTAGCTGCTTACAAAGTCTGTTGGGTCGGAGGATGTTTCAGCTCAGACATTTTGTCAGCTGTTGATCAAGCTGTTGCTGATGGAGTCCAAGTTCTATCTATATCATTAGGTGGTGGGATCTCAACTTATTCCAGAGACAGTTTGTCTATAGCAACCTTTGGAGCAATGGAGATGGGAGTTTTCGTTTCTTGTTCAGCCGGTAATGGAGGTCCTGATCCGATTAGTCTCACTAATGTTTCTCCATGGATCACAACAGTTGGTGCAAGTACTATGGACAGAGACTTTCCAGCAACAGTGAAGCTTGGAACTATGAGAACATTCAAAGGAGTGTCACTCTACAAAGGCAGAGCAGTTTTGTCTAAAAACAAACAGTATCCTCTGGTTTACTTAGGAAGAAACGCTAGTAGCCCTGATCCGACTTCGTTCTGTCTAGACGGTGCTTTGGATCAGCGTCATGTAGCGGGGAAGATCGTGATATGCGACCGTGGTGTTAGTCCACGTGTGCAAAAGGGTCAGGTTGTGAAAAGAGCAGGAGGGATTGGGATGATTTTGACCAACACTGCTACAAATGGTGAAGAGCTTGTTGCAGATTCTCATTTGCTTCCAGCTGTTGCAGTTGGAGAGAAAGAAGGTAAACTGATTAAACAGTACGCAATGACGAGTAGAAAAGCTACCGCAACTCTAGAGGTTCTTGGAACAATAATTGGGATCAAACCTTCACCAGTTGTAGCAGCATTCTCATCAAGAGGACCAAACTTCTTATCCCTAGAGATCTTGAAACCGGACTTGTTGGCTCCAGGAGTTAACATCCTTGCAGCTTGGACTGGAGACTTGGCGCCATCGAGTTTATCATCTGATCCAAGGAGGGTTAAGTTCAATATACTGTCTGGAACTTCAATGTCATGTCCTCATGTAAGCGGTGTGGCTGCATTGATCAGATCAAGGCATCCAGATTGGAGCCCTGCAGCAATCAAATCAGCTCTCATGACAACTGCTTATGTTCACGACAACACACTTAAGCCACTTACGGATGCATCAGGAGCAGCTCCTTCATCGCCTTATGATCACGGTGCAGGACATATAGATCCTTTAAAAGCTATAGATCCTGGTTTGGTCTACGACATTGGACCTCAAGATTACTTTTATTTCCTCTGCACTCAAGATTTAAGTCCTTCACAGCTTAAGGTATTCACAAAACATTCAAACAGATCCTGCAAACACACTCTTGCCAAGAACCCTGGAAACTTGAACTACCCGGCGATCTCAGCTTTGTTCCCAGAGAACACACGCGTTAAATCCATGACACTTAGAAGAACTTTGACCAACGTTGGTCCTCACATTGCAAGCTACAAGGTTTCTGTCTCGCCTTTCAAAGGCGCATCCGTCACTGTCCAACCTAAAACACTCAACTTCACTACAAAACAC CAGAAGCTTTCCTACACGGTTACTTTCACGACAAGAATGCGGATGAAGAGGCCTGAGTTTGGTGGTCTTGTGTGGAAGAGCACGACACATAAAGTTCGTAGCCCGGTTATAATCACATGGTTGCCTCCTCTGTAG
- the LOC104725680 gene encoding subtilisin-like protease SBT1.3 isoform X3, producing the protein MANKNPLQKCFLFIILSINLIFLQAETVQISGKKTFVIHMDRSAMPSPYTNQLQWYSSKINSVTQRKSQEGEEGNDRILYTYQTAFHGLAAQLTEEEAERLKEEDGVVAVIPETRYELHTTRSPTFLGLERQESEKVWAERVTDHDVVVGVLDTGIWPESESFNDTGMSPVPSTWRGTCETGKGFLKRNCNRKIVGARVFYRGYEAATGKIDEELEYKSPRDKDGHGTHTAATVAGSPVKGANLFGFAYGTARGMSPKARVAAYKVCWVGGCFSSDILSAVDQAVADGVQVLSISLGGGISTYSRDSLSIATFGAMEMGVFVSCSAGNGGPDPISLTNVSPWITTVGASTMDRDFPATVKLGTMRTFKGVSLYKGRAVLSKNKQYPLVYLGRNASSPDPTSFCLDGALDQRHVAGKIVICDRGVSPRVQKGQVVKRAGGIGMILTNTATNGEELVADSHLLPAVAVGEKEGKLIKQYAMTSRKATATLEVLGTIIGIKPSPVVAAFSSRGPNFLSLEILKPDLLAPGVNILAAWTGDLAPSSLSSDPRRVKFNILSGTSMSCPHVSGVAALIRSRHPDWSPAAIKSALMTTAYVHDNTLKPLTDASGAAPSSPYDHGAGHIDPLKAIDPGLVYDIGPQDYFYFLCTQDLSPSQLKVFTKHSNRSCKHTLAKNPGNLNYPAISALFPENTRVKSMTLRRTLTNVGPHIASYKVSVSPFKGASVTVQPKTLNFTTKHQKLSYTVTFTTRMRMKRPEFGGLVWKSTTHKVRSPVIITWLPPL; encoded by the exons ATGGCTAACAAAAACCCACTTCAAAAATGCTTTCTTTTCATAATCTTATCCATCAATCTCATCTTTCTTCAAGCAGAAACTGTTCAAATCTCTGGCAAGAAGACTTTTGTTATCCACATGGATAGATCAGCCATGCCTTCACCTTACACTAATCAGCTACAATGGTACTCTTCCAAGATTAACTCTGTAACACAACGCAAATctcaagaaggagaagaaggtaacGACAGGATACTCTACACTTACCAGACTGCCTTTCACGGTTTAGCTGCTCAGCTTactgaagaagaagcagagaggctCAAGGAAGAAGATGGTGTTGTAGCTGTGATACCTGAGACAAGATACGAGCTTCACACTACAAGAAGTCCAACATTTCTTGGCCTAGAGAGACAAGAGAGCGAGAAAGTTTGGGCTGAGAGAGTCACCGACCATGATGTGGTAGTTGGTGTTTTAGACACTGGTATTTGGCCTGAGAGTGAGAGCTTCAACGACACGGGTATGTCCCCTGTTCCTTCTACTTGGAGAGGAACTTGTGAAACTGGAAAAGGTTTCTTGAAACGTAATTGCAATAGAAAGATCGTTGGTGCTAGAGTATTCTATAGAGGCTATGAAGCTGCAACGGGGAAGATCGATGAAGAGCTTGAATACAAATCACCAAGAGATAAAGATGGTCATGGGACACACACTGCAGCTACTGTAGCTGGCTCACCTGTTAAAGGAGCTAATCTTTTTGGATTTGCTTATGGGACAGCTCGAGGGATGTCTCCAAAGGCTAGAGTAGCTGCTTACAAAGTCTGTTGGGTCGGAGGATGTTTCAGCTCAGACATTTTGTCAGCTGTTGATCAAGCTGTTGCTGATGGAGTCCAAGTTCTATCTATATCATTAGGTGGTGGGATCTCAACTTATTCCAGAGACAGTTTGTCTATAGCAACCTTTGGAGCAATGGAGATGGGAGTTTTCGTTTCTTGTTCAGCCGGTAATGGAGGTCCTGATCCGATTAGTCTCACTAATGTTTCTCCATGGATCACAACAGTTGGTGCAAGTACTATGGACAGAGACTTTCCAGCAACAGTGAAGCTTGGAACTATGAGAACATTCAAAGGAGTGTCACTCTACAAAGGCAGAGCAGTTTTGTCTAAAAACAAACAGTATCCTCTGGTTTACTTAGGAAGAAACGCTAGTAGCCCTGATCCGACTTCGTTCTGTCTAGACGGTGCTTTGGATCAGCGTCATGTAGCGGGGAAGATCGTGATATGCGACCGTGGTGTTAGTCCACGTGTGCAAAAGGGTCAGGTTGTGAAAAGAGCAGGAGGGATTGGGATGATTTTGACCAACACTGCTACAAATGGTGAAGAGCTTGTTGCAGATTCTCATTTGCTTCCAGCTGTTGCAGTTGGAGAGAAAGAAGGTAAACTGATTAAACAGTACGCAATGACGAGTAGAAAAGCTACCGCAACTCTAGAGGTTCTTGGAACAATAATTGGGATCAAACCTTCACCAGTTGTAGCAGCATTCTCATCAAGAGGACCAAACTTCTTATCCCTAGAGATCTTGAAACCGGACTTGTTGGCTCCAGGAGTTAACATCCTTGCAGCTTGGACTGGAGACTTGGCGCCATCGAGTTTATCATCTGATCCAAGGAGGGTTAAGTTCAATATACTGTCTGGAACTTCAATGTCATGTCCTCATGTAAGCGGTGTGGCTGCATTGATCAGATCAAGGCATCCAGATTGGAGCCCTGCAGCAATCAAATCAGCTCTCATGACAACTGCTTATGTTCACGACAACACACTTAAGCCACTTACGGATGCATCAGGAGCAGCTCCTTCATCGCCTTATGATCACGGTGCAGGACATATAGATCCTTTAAAAGCTATAGATCCTGGTTTGGTCTACGACATTGGACCTCAAGATTACTTTTATTTCCTCTGCACTCAAGATTTAAGTCCTTCACAGCTTAAGGTATTCACAAAACATTCAAACAGATCCTGCAAACACACTCTTGCCAAGAACCCTGGAAACTTGAACTACCCGGCGATCTCAGCTTTGTTCCCAGAGAACACACGCGTTAAATCCATGACACTTAGAAGAACTTTGACCAACGTTGGTCCTCACATTGCAAGCTACAAGGTTTCTGTCTCGCCTTTCAAAGGCGCATCCGTCACTGTCCAACCTAAAACACTCAACTTCACTACAAAACACCAGAAGCTTTCCTACACGGTTACTTTCACGACAAGAATGCGGATGAAGAGGCCTGAGTTTG GTGGTCTTGTGTGGAAGAGCACGACACATAAAGTTCGTAGCCCGGTTATAATCACATGGTTGCCTCCTCTGTAG
- the LOC104728804 gene encoding NEP1-interacting protein 2-like, which produces MNTESIKLEVNLAVTSQDPSLGLLSTVKITVKRGYFEEFIIEKNDDDDGDHHSIKSVGSYRISPPGPDSKFILKLRTFEPKDVYRTLHSQLHDRLLSEYIADEILVQALRQRSKSSNLSLPQQPLFMKGTVKLTQKVYNVVHRNSALSLSATDLTTCAICLEDLDLSRTEDYCHLPNCSHCYHEECLNKWVDRSNGTCPLCREQFDKQRETEPN; this is translated from the coding sequence ATGAATACTGAATCAATCAAACTCGAGGTTAATCTAGCCGTTACGTCTCAAGATCCATCGTTAGGGTTATTGAGCACGGTGAAAATCACTGTAAAGAGAGGGTACTTCGAGGAGTTTATCATAGAGAagaacgatgatgatgatggtgatcatCATAGCATCAAGAGTGTCGGATCTTACCGGATTTCTCCACCAGGTCCAGACTCTAAATTCATTCTGAAACTTCGAACCTTCGAGCCTAAGGACGTATATCGAACCCTCCATAGCCAACTCCACGATCGTCTCTTGTCCGAATACATAGCTGATGAGATTTTAGTCCAAGCCCTACGACAAAGAAGTAAGAGTTCTAACTTGTCATTGCCACAACAACCTTTATTCATGAAAGGTACTGTCAAACTGACACAGAAGGTGTACAACGTTGTGCATCGCAACTCTGCTCTGTCTCTGTCGGCAACAGATTTGACGACTTGTGCCATCTGTTTGGAAGATCTGGATCTGTCTAGAACCGAGGATTACTGCCACCTGCCTAACTGCTCGCATTGTTATCATGAAGAATGTCTCAATAAGTGGGTAGATCGATCTAATGGCACATGCCCTCTCTGTCGCGAACAGTTTGACAAGCAGCGTGAAACAGAGCCTAATTAG
- the LOC104725680 gene encoding subtilisin-like protease SBT1.3 isoform X1, with product MANKNPLQKCFLFIILSINLIFLQAETVQISGKKTFVIHMDRSAMPSPYTNQLQWYSSKINSVTQRKSQEGEEGNDRILYTYQTAFHGLAAQLTEEEAERLKEEDGVVAVIPETRYELHTTRSPTFLGLERQESEKVWAERVTDHDVVVGVLDTGIWPESESFNDTGMSPVPSTWRGTCETGKGFLKRNCNRKIVGARVFYRGYEAATGKIDEELEYKSPRDKDGHGTHTAATVAGSPVKGANLFGFAYGTARGMSPKARVAAYKVCWVGGCFSSDILSAVDQAVADGVQVLSISLGGGISTYSRDSLSIATFGAMEMGVFVSCSAGNGGPDPISLTNVSPWITTVGASTMDRDFPATVKLGTMRTFKGVSLYKGRAVLSKNKQYPLVYLGRNASSPDPTSFCLDGALDQRHVAGKIVICDRGVSPRVQKGQVVKRAGGIGMILTNTATNGEELVADSHLLPAVAVGEKEGKLIKQYAMTSRKATATLEVLGTIIGIKPSPVVAAFSSRGPNFLSLEILKPDLLAPGVNILAAWTGDLAPSSLSSDPRRVKFNILSGTSMSCPHVSGVAALIRSRHPDWSPAAIKSALMTTAYVHDNTLKPLTDASGAAPSSPYDHGAGHIDPLKAIDPGLVYDIGPQDYFYFLCTQDLSPSQLKVFTKHSNRSCKHTLAKNPGNLNYPAISALFPENTRVKSMTLRRTLTNVGPHIASYKVSVSPFKGASVTVQPKTLNFTTKHQKLSYTVTFTTRMRMKRPEFGGLVWKSTTHKVRSPIIITWLPPL from the coding sequence ATGGCTAACAAAAACCCACTTCAAAAATGCTTTCTTTTCATAATCTTATCCATCAATCTCATCTTTCTTCAAGCAGAAACTGTTCAAATCTCTGGCAAGAAGACTTTTGTTATCCACATGGATAGATCAGCCATGCCTTCACCTTACACTAATCAGCTACAATGGTACTCTTCCAAGATTAACTCTGTAACACAACGCAAATctcaagaaggagaagaaggtaacGACAGGATACTCTACACTTACCAGACTGCCTTTCACGGTTTAGCTGCTCAGCTTactgaagaagaagcagagaggctCAAGGAAGAAGATGGTGTTGTAGCTGTGATACCTGAGACAAGATACGAGCTTCACACTACAAGAAGTCCAACATTTCTTGGCCTAGAGAGACAAGAGAGCGAGAAAGTTTGGGCTGAGAGAGTCACCGACCATGATGTGGTAGTTGGTGTTTTAGACACTGGTATTTGGCCTGAGAGTGAGAGCTTCAACGACACGGGTATGTCCCCTGTTCCTTCTACTTGGAGAGGAACTTGTGAAACTGGAAAAGGTTTCTTGAAACGTAATTGCAATAGAAAGATCGTTGGTGCTAGAGTATTCTATAGAGGCTATGAAGCTGCAACGGGGAAGATCGATGAAGAGCTTGAATACAAATCACCAAGAGATAAAGATGGTCATGGGACACACACTGCAGCTACTGTAGCTGGCTCACCTGTTAAAGGAGCTAATCTTTTTGGATTTGCTTATGGGACAGCTCGAGGGATGTCTCCAAAGGCTAGAGTAGCTGCTTACAAAGTCTGTTGGGTCGGAGGATGTTTCAGCTCAGACATTTTGTCAGCTGTTGATCAAGCTGTTGCTGATGGAGTCCAAGTTCTATCTATATCATTAGGTGGTGGGATCTCAACTTATTCCAGAGACAGTTTGTCTATAGCAACCTTTGGAGCAATGGAGATGGGAGTTTTCGTTTCTTGTTCAGCCGGTAATGGAGGTCCTGATCCGATTAGTCTCACTAATGTTTCTCCATGGATCACAACAGTTGGTGCAAGTACTATGGACAGAGACTTTCCAGCAACAGTGAAGCTTGGAACTATGAGAACATTCAAAGGAGTGTCACTCTACAAAGGCAGAGCAGTTTTGTCTAAAAACAAACAGTATCCTCTGGTTTACTTAGGAAGAAACGCTAGTAGCCCTGATCCGACTTCGTTCTGTCTAGACGGTGCTTTGGATCAGCGTCATGTAGCGGGGAAGATCGTGATATGCGACCGTGGTGTTAGTCCACGTGTGCAAAAGGGTCAGGTTGTGAAAAGAGCAGGAGGGATTGGGATGATTTTGACCAACACTGCTACAAATGGTGAAGAGCTTGTTGCAGATTCTCATTTGCTTCCAGCTGTTGCAGTTGGAGAGAAAGAAGGTAAACTGATTAAACAGTACGCAATGACGAGTAGAAAAGCTACCGCAACTCTAGAGGTTCTTGGAACAATAATTGGGATCAAACCTTCACCAGTTGTAGCAGCATTCTCATCAAGAGGACCAAACTTCTTATCCCTAGAGATCTTGAAACCGGACTTGTTGGCTCCAGGAGTTAACATCCTTGCAGCTTGGACTGGAGACTTGGCGCCATCGAGTTTATCATCTGATCCAAGGAGGGTTAAGTTCAATATACTGTCTGGAACTTCAATGTCATGTCCTCATGTAAGCGGTGTGGCTGCATTGATCAGATCAAGGCATCCAGATTGGAGCCCTGCAGCAATCAAATCAGCTCTCATGACAACTGCTTATGTTCACGACAACACACTTAAGCCACTTACGGATGCATCAGGAGCAGCTCCTTCATCGCCTTATGATCACGGTGCAGGACATATAGATCCTTTAAAAGCTATAGATCCTGGTTTGGTCTACGACATTGGACCTCAAGATTACTTTTATTTCCTCTGCACTCAAGATTTAAGTCCTTCACAGCTTAAGGTATTCACAAAACATTCAAACAGATCCTGCAAACACACTCTTGCCAAGAACCCTGGAAACTTGAACTACCCGGCGATCTCAGCTTTGTTCCCAGAGAACACACGCGTTAAATCCATGACACTTAGAAGAACTTTGACCAACGTTGGTCCTCACATTGCAAGCTACAAGGTTTCTGTCTCGCCTTTCAAAGGCGCATCCGTCACTGTCCAACCTAAAACACTCAACTTCACTACAAAACACCAGAAGCTTTCCTACACGGTTACTTTCACGACAAGAATGCGGATGAAGAGGCCTGAGTTTGGTGGTCTTGTGTGGAAGAGCACGACACATAAAGTTCGTAGCCCGATTATAATCACATGGTTGCCTCCTCTGTAG
- the LOC104725679 gene encoding mitochondrial metalloendopeptidase OMA1-like: MIRKGLDEIVEKPRRCLSNERVWSDLGYASTETTDKGVKETAMATSGGEEGTMTDMKWKKDSHAHGATSHLEGINGEVLVVNQPDVNAFSMPGGKIVVFTGLLNQFKSDAEVATVIGHEVGHAVARHIAEGITKNLWFAILQLVLYQFVMPDLVKTIYVCSFLEASFLQKRWRWKADYIGLLLLASTGYDPRVAPTVYEKLGKLGGDKLGDYLSTHPSGKTRSKLLAQANVMEEALMIYRKIQSGRQGIEGFL, translated from the exons ATGATTCGTAAAGGATTAGATGAGATTGTGGAGAAGCCGAGAAGGT GTTTGAGTAACGAGCGTGTGTGGTCTGATTTAGGGTATGCTTCTACGGAGACTACTGATAAGGGAGTGAAGGAGACTGCAATGGCTACAAGTGGTGGTGAAGAAGGGACTATGACTGATATGAAATGGAAGAAAGATTCACATGCTCATGGAGCCACCTCTCATCTTGAAGGGATTAATGGGGAGGTTCTTGTGGTTAATCAGCCTGATGTTAATGCGTTTAGTATGCCTGGTGGAAAGATTGTGGTGTTTACTGGCCTGCTTAATCAGTTCAAGTCAGATGCTGAAGTTGCCACTGTGATTGGCCATGAG GTTGGTCATGCGGTGGCTCGACATATAGCTGAGGGAATAACAAAGAACTTATGGTTTGCAATCCTTCAACTCGTGCTCTATCAGTTTGTCATGCCTGATCTtgtaaaaactatatatgtctGCTCTTTTCTTGAAGCTTCCTTTCTCCAGAAAA GATGGAGATGGAAGGCGGATTACATTGGTTTGTTGTTGCTTGCATCTACGGGATATGACCCACGAGTAGCTCCCACAGTGTATGAGAAGCTGGGAAAGCTCGGTGGAGACAAACTCGGAGACTATCTATCGACACATCCCTCAGGGAAAACGAGGTCAAAGCTTTTGGCTCAAGCAAATGTGATGGAAGAAGCACTAATGATCTATAGAAAAATCCAATCAGGTCGCCAAGGCATAGAAGGCTTTCTTTAG